The Paraburkholderia caffeinilytica genome segment TGTGCGAGCGCGAGTTACCGTGCGATGCACGGCCGGATGCGAAGTTGTAACGCTTGATGGTACCGGCGTAGCCCTTACCGATCGACACACCTTGCACGTCGACTTTCTGGCCTACTTCGAACAGGTCGGGACCGACCACGGTGCCGTTCGACAACTCGGCAGCCTTGGCAGCATCGATCTGGAATTCTTTGAGGATTTCACCGGCTTGAACACCGGCTTTGGCGAGATGACCGGCCAACGGCTTCGTCACACGCGATGCACGGCGCGTACCGAATGCAACCTGCACGGCTGTGTAGCCGTCGGTTTCAACAGTCTTGATCTGCGTCACGCGGTTGTCGGACACGTCCAGCACGGTAACGGGAATCGAATCCCCTTCTGCCGTGAAGATACGGGTCATGCCAACCTTGCGACCTACGAGTCCAAGGCTCATCGTTTTCTCCATTCCCGACTGCGATTGGTCGGGGCTAATTTACAAAATGCCGGTGCCGTTTCGGGCATGAATTCATGCTGCAGCACACCGACTTTTTTGCGCAAATGCGCGAAAAGCCTTGCATTATAGCGAGGCTTTTCGTTTTCCGCAAGCAATCAATGACTTAGCGTTGCCCAGCACACCGGGCAACCTCTGGAAGCCTTATTGCAGCTTGATTTCCACGTCCACGCCAGCCGGCAGGTCCAGCTTCATCAGTGCGTCAACGGTCTTGTCCGTCGGGTCGACGATGTCCATCAGACGTTGGTGCGTACGGATTTCGAGCTGATCGCGCGACGTCTTGTTGACGTGCGGCGAACGCAGGATGTCGAAACGTTGAATACGGGTCGGCAGGGGCACCGGACCGCGAACGATTGCGCCAGTCCGCTTTGCCGTGTCGACGATTTCAGCTGCCGATTGATCGATCAGGCGATAGTCGAAAGCCTTCAGGCGAATGCGGATTTTCTGGTTCTGCATGACAATTCCTTGGAAAGAGCGAGGCGGTATTGCGCCGCCAGATAGTAAAAGAACGTAGAGCCGGACACCTGCTGTGGTGCTGGCGCCCGGCTCCAGGCACCACTTATTGCAACTTCAACCCTCGATTTTACTCGAGAATCTTGGCGACGACACCTGCGCCGACCGTACGGCCGCCTTCGCGGATTGCGAAGCGCAGACCTTCTTCCATCGCGATCGGGTTGATCAGCTTCACCGTGATCGACACGTTGTCGCCCGGCATGACCATTTCCTTGTCCTTCGGCAACTCGATCGAGCCCGTCACGTCCGTCGTACGGAAGTAGAACTGCGGACGATAGTTGTTGAAGAACGGCGTGTGACGGCCGCCTTCGTCCTTGCTCAGCACATACACTTCAGCCGTGAAGTGCGTGTGCGGGTTGATCGAGCCCGGCTTCGCCAGAACCTGACCACGCTCCACGTCTTCACGCTTCGTGCCGCGCAGCAGGATACCCACGTTGTCGCCTGCCTGACCCTGGTCGAGCAGCTTGCGGAACATTTCCACGCCCGTGCACGTCGTCTTCACCGTCGGCTTGATACCGACGATTTCGATTTCTTCGCCAACCTTCACCACGCCGCGCTCAACGCGACCCGTCACCACCGTGCCGCGACCCGAGATCGAGAACACGTCTTCCACCGGCATCAGGAACGAGCCGTCAACTGCGCGCTCCGGCGTCGGGATGTACGTGTCCAGCGCATCGGCCAGATTCATGATCGCCACTTCGCCCAGCTCGCCCGCGTCGCCTTCCAGCGCCAGCTTGGCCGAACCCTTGATGATCGGCGTGTCGTCGCCCGGGAAGTCGTACTTCGACAGAAGTTCACGAACTTCCATCTCGACGAGCTCCAGCAGCTCAGCGTCGTCCACCATGTCGCACTTGTTCAGGAACACGATGATGTACGGAACGCCAACCTGACGCGCCAGCAGGATGTGCTCACGCGTTTGCGGCATCGGGCCGTCTGCAGCCGAACACACCAGGATCGCGCCGTCCATCTGCGCTGCGCCCGTGATCATGTTCTTCACATAGTCAGCGTGGCCCGGGCAGTCGACGTGTGCGTAGTGGCGGTTAGCCGTTTCGTACTCGACGTGTGCCGTGTTGATCGTGATACCACGCGCCTTTTCTTCCGGCGCCGCGTCGATCTGGTCATACGCCTTTGCTTCGCCGCCAAACTTCTTGGTCAGCACCGTCGTGATCGCTGCCGTCAGCGTGGTCTTGCCGTGGTCAACGTGACCGATCGTGCCGACGTTCACGTGCGGCTTGGTCCGTTCGAATTTACCTTTAGCCATGTTTCTCTTCTTTCAAAAAGTTAATCGTTGAATGACTTGCCGCGCGATTACTTCGACTTGGCGTTGATGATCGCTTCCGACACGTTACGCGGTGCTTCGGAGTAGTGCTTGAACTCCATCGTGTACGTTGCACGACCTTGGGTCAGCGAACGCAGCGACGTCGAGTAGCCGAACATTTCCGACAGCGGCACTTCGGCGCGAACGATCTTGCCGCCACCAACCATGTCGTCCATGCCCTGAACGATACCGCGACGACCCGACAGATCGCCCATCACGTTGCCCATGTAATCTTCAGGCGTTTCGACTTCCACAGCCATCATCGGTTCGAGGATGACCGGTTGAGCCTTGCGCATTGCTTCCTTGAACGCCATCGAACCGGCCATGCGGAACGCATTTTCGTTCGAGTCAACGTCGTGGTACGAACCGAACGTCAAGTGAACCTTCACGTCAACGACCGGGAAGCCAGCCAGCACGCCGGCCTTCAGCGTTTCCTGGATACCCTTGTCGACTGCCGGAATGTATTCGCGCGGGATCACACCGCCCTTGATTTCGTCCAGGAACTCGTAGCCCTTGCCTTGTTCATTCGGCTCGAGCGTGATGACCGCGTGACCGTACTGGCCGCGACCACCCGACTGCTTGACGAACTTGCCATCAACGTCTTCAGCCTTGCCGCGGATCGTTTCACGATACGCCACTTGCGGCTTGCCGACGGTTGCTTCGACGCCGAATTCACGCTTCATCCGGTCAACCAGAATTTCCAGGTGGAGCTCGCCCATGCCCGAAATGATGGTTTGACCCGATTCTTCGTCCGTTTGAACGCGGAACGACGGATCTTCCTGAGCCAGACGGTTCAGTGCCAGACCCATCTTTTCCTGGTCCGGCTTCGTCTTCGGCTCAACAGCCTGCGAAATCACCGGTTCCGGGAAAATCATGCGTTCGAGCACGATCGGGCTTTGCGGATCGCACAACGTGTCACCAGTCGTAGCGTCTTTCAGGCCGACCGCTGCAGCGATGTCGCCTGCACGGACTTCCTTGATTTCTTCACGCTGGTTCGCGTGCATCTGCAGAATACGGCCCAGACGTTCCTTCTTGTCCTTGGTCGCGTTCAGCACCGTGTCGCCCGAATTCACAACGCCCGAGTACACACGGAAGAAGATCAGTTGACCGACGAACGGGTCGGTCATGATCTTGAATGCCAGTGCCGAAAACTTTTCGTCATCAGCAGCGCGGCGCTCGCCCTTTTCACCGTTTTCCAGCTCGCCGGTAACCGGCGGGATGTCGATCGGCGACGGCAGGAAGTCGAGCACGGCGTCCAGCATACGTTGCACGCCCTTGTTCTTGAACGCGGTACCGCACAGCATC includes the following:
- the rplC gene encoding 50S ribosomal protein L3, giving the protein MSLGLVGRKVGMTRIFTAEGDSIPVTVLDVSDNRVTQIKTVETDGYTAVQVAFGTRRASRVTKPLAGHLAKAGVQAGEILKEFQIDAAKAAELSNGTVVGPDLFEVGQKVDVQGVSIGKGYAGTIKRYNFASGRASHGNSRSHNVPGSIGMAQDPGRVFPGKRMTGHMGDDTVTVQNLEIARIDADRKLLLVKGAVPGAKGGKVFVTPAVKTRAVKGAK
- the rpsJ gene encoding 30S ribosomal protein S10; translation: MQNQKIRIRLKAFDYRLIDQSAAEIVDTAKRTGAIVRGPVPLPTRIQRFDILRSPHVNKTSRDQLEIRTHQRLMDIVDPTDKTVDALMKLDLPAGVDVEIKLQ
- the tuf gene encoding elongation factor Tu, whose amino-acid sequence is MAKGKFERTKPHVNVGTIGHVDHGKTTLTAAITTVLTKKFGGEAKAYDQIDAAPEEKARGITINTAHVEYETANRHYAHVDCPGHADYVKNMITGAAQMDGAILVCSAADGPMPQTREHILLARQVGVPYIIVFLNKCDMVDDAELLELVEMEVRELLSKYDFPGDDTPIIKGSAKLALEGDAGELGEVAIMNLADALDTYIPTPERAVDGSFLMPVEDVFSISGRGTVVTGRVERGVVKVGEEIEIVGIKPTVKTTCTGVEMFRKLLDQGQAGDNVGILLRGTKREDVERGQVLAKPGSINPHTHFTAEVYVLSKDEGGRHTPFFNNYRPQFYFRTTDVTGSIELPKDKEMVMPGDNVSITVKLINPIAMEEGLRFAIREGGRTVGAGVVAKILE
- the fusA gene encoding elongation factor G, which encodes MARKTPIERYRNIGISAHIDAGKTTTTERILFYTGVNHKIGEVHDGAATMDWMEQEQERGITITSAATTAFWKGMAGDRAEHRINIIDTPGHVDFTIEVERSMRVLDGACMVYCAVGGVQPQSETVWRQANKYKVPRLAFINKMDRTGANFFKVYDQLKLRLKANPVPVVVPIGAEENFTGVVDLLKMKAIIWDDASQGTKFSYEEIPAELVDSCNEWREKMVEAAAESSEDLMNKYLEEGELTEAEIVKGLRDRTIACEIQPMLCGTAFKNKGVQRMLDAVLDFLPSPIDIPPVTGELENGEKGERRAADDEKFSALAFKIMTDPFVGQLIFFRVYSGVVNSGDTVLNATKDKKERLGRILQMHANQREEIKEVRAGDIAAAVGLKDATTGDTLCDPQSPIVLERMIFPEPVISQAVEPKTKPDQEKMGLALNRLAQEDPSFRVQTDEESGQTIISGMGELHLEILVDRMKREFGVEATVGKPQVAYRETIRGKAEDVDGKFVKQSGGRGQYGHAVITLEPNEQGKGYEFLDEIKGGVIPREYIPAVDKGIQETLKAGVLAGFPVVDVKVHLTFGSYHDVDSNENAFRMAGSMAFKEAMRKAQPVILEPMMAVEVETPEDYMGNVMGDLSGRRGIVQGMDDMVGGGKIVRAEVPLSEMFGYSTSLRSLTQGRATYTMEFKHYSEAPRNVSEAIINAKSK